Genomic window (Caldinitratiruptor microaerophilus):
GCTCGTTGTAGATGAGGAAGAGCTGGAACGGGTCGACGCTCCCGGCGATGAGGTCGTCGTCGGCGTACTTCCGGTCGTTGAAGTGGAAGCCGCCGAGCCGGCCCTCGTGCAGCAGGAGGGCGACGATGTGCGGGATGTTCGTGCCCTGCGGGTGGTGGCCGGTGTCCACCAGCACCTGCGCCTGGGGGCCAAGCGCCTGCGCCACGGTCAGCGCGGTCCCCCAGTCGGGCAGGTCGGTGTGGTACCAGGCCGGCTCGAAGAACTTGTACTCGATCAGCATGCGCATGCCGGGGGGCATGGCCCGGTAGACCTCGGCCAGCGACTCCTCGAGCCACACCCGGCGCCGGCGGATGTGCCCCTGGCCGGGATAGTTCGTGCCGTCGGCGAACCAGAGGCTCAGGAGGTCGGAGCCGACCTGCCCGGCGATCGCCACGCACTCGAGCATGTGCTCGACGGCCTTGCGCCGCACGGCGGGATCGTGGTGGGTGACGCTGCCCAGCCTGTACTCGTCGTCCTGGAAGAGGTTCGGGTTGACCGCCCCGATCGCCACGCCCTGCTCCCGGGCGAAGGCGGCCAGAGCGGCATAGTCGTCCGTCCTGTCCCAGGGGATGTGGATGGCCACCGTGGGGCAGACGCCGGTGAACCGGTGCACGGTGGCGGCGTCGGCGATGCGCTCCTCCACCGTCCGGGCGGCCCCCGGCGCCCGGAACACCTTGAACCGGGTGCCGGAGTTGCCGTAGCCCCACGAGGGCGTCTCGATGCGCTGGGCCTTGAGGGCGGCCTTCACGGCCTCCACGTCGACGCCGCGGGCCGCCTGGACCTCCGCCCAGACGGCGTACTCCTTCTCCAGCAGCTTCGGGTCCATGAGAGGGCCCCCTTCCGGGTTGCCGCAGCCCTAGCGGGTGTACGCGGCGGTGACCCCGCCGTCGACCGTGAGGATGCACCCGGTGGTCTTGGCCGACCGCTCCGACGCGAGGAACGCCACGGCCTCGGCCACGTCCTCGGGGTAGACGCTGCGCTTGAGCACGGTGCGGTTCCGGTAGAACTCCTCCAGTTCCTCGGGCTTGATCCCGTAGGTGCGGGCGCGCTCCTCCCGCCAGGCGGAGTTCCAGATCTGCGAGTTCTGCAGCACCGCGTCCGGGGCCACGGTGTTCACCCGGATCCCGGCGCTCCCGCCCTCCTCGGCCAGGCAGCGGGCCAGGTGCACCTCGGCCGCCTTGGCGGCGCTGTAGGCGCTGGCGTTGCGGCCCCCCACGAGGGCGTTCTTGGAGGCCACGAAGACGATGCTCCCGCCCAGGCCCTGCGGCCGCAGGATCCGGAACGCCTCCCGGGAGACGAGGAAGTAGCCGGTCGCCAGCACGCCCATGTTGCGGTTCCACTCGGCCAGCGAGGTCTCCTCGATCGGGTTCGAGGTGGAGATGCCGGCGTTGGAGACCACAACGTCGACCCCGCCGTAGGCCAGGACCGTCTCCTCGTACGCCCGGACCACGGCCTCCTCCGACGTCACGTCGACCTGCACCGGCACCGCCCGGCCGAAGCCGAACTCCCGGGTGATCTCCTCGGCGACCTTCCGGGCGCCCTCCCCGTTGAGGTCGGCGATGACCACGTGGGCGCCGTCCTGGGCCAGCCGCCGGGCCACGGCGCGACCGATGCCGCTCGCCGCCCCCGTCACGAAGGCGACGCGGCGGGAGAACTCCCGCTCGGGCGGCGCCAGGGTGAGCTTGTACAGCTCCAGGGGCCAGTACTCGACCGCGAACGCCTCCCGGGGGGTGAGGGAGACGAAGCCGCCGAGCGCCTCCGCCCCACGGATCACGGCGATGGCCCGGTGGTAGAGCTGGGCGCTGATGTCCGCGGCCAGCGCGTCCTTGCCGGTGGTCACCATGCCGACGCCGGGGATCAGGATGACCCGGGGGTACGGGTTCACCGTCTCCGGATCGACCGGGACGGTTTCGCCCGCCCCAGGGGCCTCCTCGTGGGAAGCTGCCGGCTGCTGGCTCGCCCGCACGTAGTCACGGTACTCGGAGGCATAGCGCTCGAGGCCCGCGCGCAGGGCGGCTAGGAGGCCCTCGGCGTCCCCGGCGTGCGGGGTCCAGTCGACCCACAGGGGAACCCGCCGGGTGTGCACCAGGTGGTCCGGGCAGGCGGCGCCGATCTGCGACAGCCGAGCGCCGTCCCGGGAGCAGACGAACTCGAGCACGTCAGGCGACTCGTCGACCTTCAGGATCACCCGCTGCTGGCTGCCGACGATGCCCCGCAGGACCGGCAGCACCCGGGTGAGGAGGGCCCGGCGCTCCTCCGGCCCGAGCGGCCCGACGGCCGGACCGCCGAAGGCCGGCCGGTCCCCGAGGCGCGCCACGATGTACCGCTCCGCCCGCTGGATGACCTCGATCGTGTTCCGGTAGCTCTCCTCGTGCGTGTCGCCCCACGTGATGAGGCCGTGCTTCTCCAGGATCACGAGCCGGGCCCGGGGATTCGCCGCCACCGCCTGGGCCACCCGCTTCGCCAGGGCGAACCCCGGCCGCAGGTAAGGCACCCAGACCAGCTCGTCGCCGAAGATCTCGCGGGCCGCCGCCTCCCCGCCCACGGCAGTGGCCAGGCTGATGATCGCGTCGGGGTGGGTGTGGTCGACGTGCCGGAAGGGCAGGAAGGCGTGCATCAGGGTCTCGATGGACTGGCGGGGGTACCCGGTGCCGGCCACGCAGTGGGCGAGGTAACCGACCATCTCCTCGTCGGACATCGCGTCCCGCTCCAGGAGCGGGAGGACGTCATCCAGGTAGATGGGGGTGAAGCCCTTGCGGGTCACCGTGGCCAGGTCGGAGCCGCTGCCCTTCACCCACATGACCGGGCGCCGGCGCCCCCGGAAGTCGGCCATCTCCACCTTGGCCGACGTGTTCCCGCCGCCCCAGTTGCACACCGCCCGGTCCCGCCCGAAGAGGTTCGAGCGGTAGACCAGGAGCTCGAGGTCGTCACGTCCGGTGGCTTCGTCGTGTCGCCAGAGGCTTTCCACCATGAATGCTGTCACCTTTCTTCATACCAGCAGGACTTCGATCCCCCGCTCCCGCAGGCCCGACACG
Coding sequences:
- the rhaI gene encoding L-rhamnose isomerase, coding for MDPKLLEKEYAVWAEVQAARGVDVEAVKAALKAQRIETPSWGYGNSGTRFKVFRAPGAARTVEERIADAATVHRFTGVCPTVAIHIPWDRTDDYAALAAFAREQGVAIGAVNPNLFQDDEYRLGSVTHHDPAVRRKAVEHMLECVAIAGQVGSDLLSLWFADGTNYPGQGHIRRRRVWLEESLAEVYRAMPPGMRMLIEYKFFEPAWYHTDLPDWGTALTVAQALGPQAQVLVDTGHHPQGTNIPHIVALLLHEGRLGGFHFNDRKYADDDLIAGSVDPFQLFLIYNELVDAAHDPATAETARRVAFMVDQSHNIEPKIPAMIRTVMNIQAAYAKALLVDRQALARAQAEGDVLGAAGVLRDAFETDVRPLLARVRQEMGLDPDPLAAYLRSGIQQRLEAERAGPGTGWGG
- a CDS encoding bifunctional aldolase/short-chain dehydrogenase is translated as MVESLWRHDEATGRDDLELLVYRSNLFGRDRAVCNWGGGNTSAKVEMADFRGRRRPVMWVKGSGSDLATVTRKGFTPIYLDDVLPLLERDAMSDEEMVGYLAHCVAGTGYPRQSIETLMHAFLPFRHVDHTHPDAIISLATAVGGEAAAREIFGDELVWVPYLRPGFALAKRVAQAVAANPRARLVILEKHGLITWGDTHEESYRNTIEVIQRAERYIVARLGDRPAFGGPAVGPLGPEERRALLTRVLPVLRGIVGSQQRVILKVDESPDVLEFVCSRDGARLSQIGAACPDHLVHTRRVPLWVDWTPHAGDAEGLLAALRAGLERYASEYRDYVRASQQPAASHEEAPGAGETVPVDPETVNPYPRVILIPGVGMVTTGKDALAADISAQLYHRAIAVIRGAEALGGFVSLTPREAFAVEYWPLELYKLTLAPPEREFSRRVAFVTGAASGIGRAVARRLAQDGAHVVIADLNGEGARKVAEEITREFGFGRAVPVQVDVTSEEAVVRAYEETVLAYGGVDVVVSNAGISTSNPIEETSLAEWNRNMGVLATGYFLVSREAFRILRPQGLGGSIVFVASKNALVGGRNASAYSAAKAAEVHLARCLAEEGGSAGIRVNTVAPDAVLQNSQIWNSAWREERARTYGIKPEELEEFYRNRTVLKRSVYPEDVAEAVAFLASERSAKTTGCILTVDGGVTAAYTR